The proteins below are encoded in one region of Arthrobacter sp. CJ23:
- the glmM gene encoding phosphoglucosamine mutase — MSRLFGTDGVRGLANGLLTAELALQLAQAAAVVLGHDRTPDGKRPRAVVARDPRASGEFLAAAVEAGLSSSGIDVYDAGVLPTPAAAYLVADLDADFGVMLSASHNPAPDNGIKFFARGGQKLPDHVEDAIEAQLGKEPERPLGGDVGRIQRFSDAEDRYIVHLLGTLPHRLEGIKVVLDCAHGAASGCSPQVFKDAGADVVVIGAEPDGLNINDGVGSTHLGPLREAVVAHGADLGIAHDGDADRCLAVDHEGNEVDGDQIMAILALALKDAGKLKDNVLVATVMSNLGLKIALRNAGISIRETAVGDRYVLEEMRDGGFNLGGEQSGHVIFSDYATTGDGVLTGLQIAAQMAKTGRTLQDLATAMTKLPQLMINVKDVDKARAATDEGVAAAVAAAEAELGDTGRVLLRPSGTEALVRVMVEAGDMATAERICTSLAAVVKTRLGAGSEVAA, encoded by the coding sequence ATGTCTAGATTATTTGGAACAGATGGCGTGCGCGGTCTCGCGAACGGATTGCTCACCGCTGAGTTGGCTTTGCAGCTCGCCCAGGCCGCCGCCGTCGTACTCGGCCATGACCGCACGCCCGACGGAAAGCGGCCCCGCGCCGTGGTCGCCCGGGACCCCCGCGCCAGCGGCGAGTTCCTGGCCGCGGCCGTGGAAGCCGGCCTTTCAAGCTCCGGGATCGACGTCTACGATGCCGGCGTCCTGCCCACCCCGGCCGCGGCCTACCTGGTGGCTGACCTCGACGCCGACTTCGGCGTCATGCTCTCCGCCTCCCACAACCCTGCGCCGGACAACGGCATCAAGTTCTTCGCCCGCGGTGGCCAGAAGCTGCCCGACCACGTCGAGGACGCCATCGAGGCACAGCTCGGCAAGGAGCCGGAGCGCCCGCTCGGCGGCGACGTCGGCCGCATCCAGCGCTTCTCCGATGCAGAGGACCGCTACATCGTCCACCTGCTCGGCACCCTTCCGCACCGCCTGGAAGGCATCAAGGTGGTCCTGGACTGCGCCCACGGTGCCGCCAGCGGCTGCTCCCCGCAGGTCTTCAAGGACGCCGGCGCGGACGTCGTGGTGATCGGAGCCGAACCGGACGGCCTGAACATCAACGACGGTGTAGGCTCCACGCACCTGGGCCCGCTCAGGGAAGCGGTTGTGGCCCATGGCGCCGACCTTGGCATCGCCCACGATGGCGACGCCGACCGCTGTCTGGCAGTGGACCACGAGGGCAACGAGGTGGACGGTGACCAGATCATGGCGATCCTGGCCCTGGCCCTCAAGGACGCCGGCAAGCTCAAGGACAACGTCCTGGTGGCCACGGTCATGAGCAACCTCGGCCTCAAAATCGCCCTGCGGAACGCGGGCATCAGCATCCGCGAAACGGCAGTGGGGGACCGCTACGTGCTCGAGGAAATGCGCGACGGCGGCTTCAACCTGGGCGGCGAGCAGTCCGGCCACGTCATCTTCTCCGACTACGCCACCACCGGCGACGGCGTCCTGACCGGGCTCCAGATCGCCGCGCAGATGGCCAAGACCGGCCGCACCCTGCAGGACCTCGCCACCGCAATGACCAAGCTCCCGCAGCTCATGATCAACGTCAAGGACGTGGACAAGGCCCGCGCCGCCACGGACGAGGGCGTGGCCGCAGCCGTGGCTGCCGCCGAGGCCGAGCTGGGCGACACTGGCCGTGTGCTGCTCCGTCCTTCCGGCACGGAGGCCCTGGTGCGCGTGATGGTGGAAGCCGGTGACATGGCGACGGCGGAGCGGATCTGCACCAGCCTGGCCGCCGTGGTGAAGACGCGTCTCGGCGCAGGCAGCGAAGTTGCTGCCTAG
- the rpsI gene encoding 30S ribosomal protein S9 has product MAQNEELTAEAVEAEETLTSYTSESTSVEDAPKKERPALTVAGAAVGRRKEAVARVRVVPGSGKWTINGRELSNYFPNKLHQQDVNEPFKILDLEGAYDVIARIHGGGPSGQAGALRLGVARSLNEIDVDNNRATLKKAGYLTRDARVIERKKAGLKKARKAQQYSKR; this is encoded by the coding sequence GTGGCTCAGAACGAAGAACTGACCGCCGAGGCCGTTGAGGCCGAGGAAACCCTCACCAGCTACACCTCGGAAAGCACGTCTGTTGAAGACGCGCCGAAGAAGGAGCGCCCGGCACTGACCGTTGCCGGCGCAGCTGTTGGCCGCCGCAAGGAAGCCGTTGCACGCGTTCGCGTTGTGCCGGGCTCCGGCAAGTGGACCATCAACGGCCGCGAGCTGTCGAACTACTTCCCGAACAAGCTGCACCAGCAGGACGTCAACGAGCCCTTCAAGATCCTTGATCTCGAAGGTGCCTACGACGTCATCGCACGCATCCACGGTGGTGGCCCCTCCGGCCAGGCCGGTGCACTGCGCCTCGGCGTTGCTCGCTCGCTGAACGAGATCGACGTCGACAACAACCGCGCCACCCTGAAGAAGGCCGGCTACCTCACCCGTGACGCACGCGTCATCGAGCGTAAGAAGGCTGGTCTCAAGAAGGCACGCAAGGCTCAGCAGTACTCCAAGCGCTAA
- the rplM gene encoding 50S ribosomal protein L13, whose translation MRTYTPKPGDINRQWHVIDATDVVLGRLASQTATLLRGKHKPTFASHMDMGDFVIIINAEKVALTGAKLEQKRAYRHSGYPGGLTSVNYAELLESNPVRAVEKAIKGMLPKNSLAAQQLGKLKVYRGAEHPHAAQQPKTFEITQVAQ comes from the coding sequence GTGCGTACGTACACCCCGAAGCCCGGCGATATCAACCGCCAGTGGCACGTCATTGACGCCACCGACGTTGTCCTTGGTCGTCTTGCCAGCCAGACCGCAACACTGCTGCGCGGAAAGCACAAGCCGACCTTTGCGTCCCACATGGACATGGGCGACTTCGTCATCATCATCAACGCTGAGAAGGTTGCCCTTACCGGCGCCAAGCTGGAGCAGAAGCGCGCATACCGCCACTCCGGTTACCCGGGCGGCCTGACCTCCGTCAACTACGCTGAGCTGCTGGAATCCAACCCGGTTCGCGCTGTTGAGAAGGCCATCAAGGGCATGCTCCCCAAGAACTCCCTGGCTGCACAGCAGCTCGGCAAGCTCAAGGTCTACCGCGGCGCTGAGCACCCCCACGCTGCACAGCAGCCCAAGACGTTCGAAATTACCCAGGTCGCCCAGTAG
- a CDS encoding prepilin peptidase yields MTLDFAPPYLLAAIALLGLLLSPVTEILVARFLPRLGGLPSTGIRMTTAAITGLLFALLTLRFGPGPELPAFLFLALLAVQLSRIDFTHHLLPNPLVLALLSAGFAMLVGAAATAPDWPGLLRAAAGGAASFAVYLILGLISPRGIGMGDVKLAAPLGVYLGYLGWGQVFYGMMLGFVMGGALTVLMLRLRSAEKPAETAHGPAMFAAALGVVLLLS; encoded by the coding sequence GTGACCCTTGACTTCGCACCGCCATACCTGCTTGCTGCCATAGCCCTGCTTGGGTTGCTGCTGAGCCCCGTCACCGAGATCCTCGTCGCCAGATTCCTTCCACGCCTGGGCGGGCTCCCTTCCACGGGCATCAGGATGACGACGGCGGCAATCACCGGTTTGCTATTTGCCCTACTTACGCTGCGGTTTGGGCCGGGCCCTGAATTGCCGGCATTTCTATTCCTTGCATTACTTGCGGTCCAGCTTTCCCGAATTGATTTTACCCACCACCTCCTGCCCAATCCCCTGGTTTTGGCGTTGCTTTCGGCCGGCTTCGCGATGCTCGTGGGAGCTGCGGCCACGGCCCCGGACTGGCCCGGGCTGCTGCGCGCGGCCGCCGGCGGGGCAGCTTCCTTCGCGGTCTACCTGATTTTGGGACTGATCTCCCCCCGAGGCATCGGAATGGGCGACGTTAAGCTCGCCGCTCCACTGGGGGTCTACTTGGGCTACTTGGGCTGGGGGCAAGTGTTCTACGGGATGATGCTGGGGTTCGTGATGGGCGGAGCGCTCACGGTACTGATGTTGCGCCTGCGATCCGCGGAAAAGCCTGCTGAAACGGCCCACGGGCCAGCCATGTTCGCCGCCGCGCTGGGCGTGGTGTTGCTCCTTTCCTAG
- a CDS encoding Flp family type IVb pilin: protein MSSLMVSLVSFIAGVKERLTSEKGATMVEYGIMVALIAVIVMVAVGPLGLAIQAMFQGITGQL from the coding sequence ATGTCATCTCTTATGGTTTCACTTGTTTCGTTCATCGCCGGCGTCAAGGAGCGGCTCACCTCCGAGAAAGGCGCAACGATGGTGGAATACGGCATCATGGTCGCCCTGATCGCGGTCATCGTCATGGTGGCTGTTGGGCCGCTCGGCCTCGCGATCCAAGCCATGTTCCAGGGCATCACCGGACAACTTTAG
- a CDS encoding TadE/TadG family type IV pilus assembly protein yields MKSNTKERGAVAVEMAILLPLLLLILIGIIEFGRVLNVQVSLTQAAREGARHAAIHYDDGTMDVTAAALAAAPSLDGLGVTVTDNASNCASGQDVEVTTSVSLPSMSGFLDAGFFGTPGLFPMNLNGVGVMRCGG; encoded by the coding sequence TTGAAATCAAATACAAAAGAGCGCGGGGCTGTGGCCGTCGAAATGGCCATCCTTTTGCCTCTGCTGCTACTTATTCTCATCGGAATTATTGAATTTGGGCGGGTTCTCAACGTCCAAGTGTCCCTGACCCAGGCGGCCCGGGAGGGTGCCAGGCATGCTGCCATCCACTATGACGACGGCACCATGGATGTTACAGCTGCCGCCTTGGCTGCAGCGCCGTCGCTGGACGGTCTGGGCGTCACCGTAACTGACAATGCCAGCAACTGTGCCTCAGGCCAAGATGTCGAGGTCACCACGAGCGTCTCGTTGCCGTCCATGAGCGGTTTCCTTGACGCCGGCTTCTTCGGCACACCTGGCCTATTCCCGATGAATCTAAACGGAGTTGGAGTGATGAGATGCGGCGGCTGA
- a CDS encoding TadE/TadG family type IV pilus assembly protein, which yields MLLVVLMGAAAIAVDVGALYAEKAQLQNGADSAALAIADDCAGGSCGDFAATGDEFANTNANDGSSGAIVTFPNATTVRVATNARDANTDADSFSLFFARILGFETTEVGAIAEASWGPPGSGGAFPLAFSDKCWDLSGAVDTGQLQKISWKPGVTCTNPSGHTIPGGWGWLDDPDSDCYAVTGLGNAIGSDPGNNKPTQCATILQGWINVLNSGDEVNVLFPVFDTATGSGNTGSFHIIGFATFSIVGWKFGQNGVYEYHNTTAALGNSHLACSGGNDRCIIGQFIKFQSIDSVGGVGGGADLGTLDIRLTK from the coding sequence ATGCTCCTGGTGGTCTTGATGGGGGCTGCAGCCATCGCAGTGGATGTTGGCGCCCTTTACGCTGAAAAGGCCCAGCTCCAGAATGGGGCAGATTCAGCTGCCCTGGCCATAGCCGACGACTGCGCCGGAGGTTCCTGCGGGGACTTTGCGGCAACGGGCGACGAGTTCGCCAATACAAACGCCAATGATGGTTCAAGTGGCGCCATAGTTACGTTCCCCAACGCAACTACCGTTCGCGTGGCGACCAATGCGCGTGACGCCAACACGGACGCAGACAGCTTTTCATTGTTCTTTGCCAGGATTCTGGGTTTTGAGACCACCGAAGTTGGCGCCATCGCAGAAGCCTCCTGGGGACCGCCCGGAAGCGGCGGTGCCTTCCCCTTGGCGTTCTCCGACAAATGCTGGGATTTGAGCGGAGCTGTCGATACGGGCCAGCTGCAAAAGATCTCGTGGAAACCTGGCGTCACCTGCACCAATCCTTCCGGTCATACGATTCCGGGCGGCTGGGGATGGTTGGACGACCCAGATAGCGACTGCTATGCCGTGACAGGTCTCGGCAACGCGATTGGAAGCGATCCAGGTAACAACAAGCCCACACAATGCGCCACCATCCTGCAGGGATGGATCAACGTTCTCAACAGCGGGGACGAAGTCAATGTTCTATTCCCCGTTTTTGACACCGCAACAGGGTCTGGGAACACCGGTTCGTTCCACATTATTGGCTTTGCCACTTTCAGTATTGTTGGTTGGAAATTCGGCCAAAACGGTGTTTACGAGTATCACAACACAACGGCGGCGTTGGGGAATTCCCATCTCGCCTGTTCTGGTGGAAACGACCGGTGCATCATCGGCCAATTCATCAAATTCCAGTCCATCGATTCCGTCGGTGGCGTGGGCGGCGGGGCAGACCTTGGAACGCTTGATATCCGCCTCACCAAATAG
- a CDS encoding Flp pilus assembly protein CpaB yields MKTRLLGGIAALLLAIVGVVLLVVYVQGADKRAQQGLEPVNVLVMKERVPAGTKAEDLQSKVQVESLPKSAVPTGTLQALGDQKGKVTTVDLQPGEQLLAARLVDPREFRPGTVPVPEGLEEATFVLTPERILGGRLVAGDKVTVFASFKADDAMPADANVPAEVKGWKEFTGLLYHDILVTAVQQAAPDTKQSGGTDKGVALPNGSAYVTVALSDANASRMIFGAEFGTLWLAKQTDTTVKGDPPVTTFGGLFQ; encoded by the coding sequence GTGAAAACACGCCTACTGGGAGGCATTGCAGCGCTGTTGTTGGCAATCGTTGGAGTCGTGCTGCTCGTCGTGTACGTGCAGGGCGCCGACAAGCGTGCGCAACAGGGTCTGGAGCCTGTAAATGTTTTGGTCATGAAGGAGCGTGTTCCGGCCGGCACTAAGGCGGAAGATCTCCAATCCAAAGTCCAGGTCGAAAGTCTGCCGAAGTCAGCGGTTCCCACCGGGACGCTGCAGGCACTCGGTGATCAAAAGGGCAAAGTGACTACGGTCGATCTGCAGCCCGGCGAGCAGCTCCTCGCCGCCAGGCTTGTCGATCCCCGCGAATTCCGCCCCGGTACCGTGCCGGTGCCGGAAGGCTTGGAGGAAGCAACCTTTGTCCTTACTCCCGAACGTATCTTGGGGGGCCGGCTGGTTGCTGGAGACAAGGTGACCGTATTCGCGTCCTTCAAAGCAGACGACGCCATGCCCGCCGACGCCAATGTACCGGCGGAGGTCAAGGGCTGGAAAGAGTTCACCGGACTCCTCTACCACGACATCTTGGTGACCGCCGTCCAGCAGGCGGCTCCTGATACGAAGCAATCCGGCGGAACGGACAAGGGCGTCGCCCTGCCGAACGGCTCCGCCTATGTCACCGTCGCCTTGAGCGACGCCAACGCGTCAAGGATGATCTTCGGCGCCGAGTTCGGTACTCTCTGGCTCGCGAAGCAGACTGATACGACAGTCAAGGGCGATCCGCCGGTCACCACCTTTGGAGGGCTGTTCCAATGA
- a CDS encoding AAA family ATPase — MSRFVAITAVRDFEARVRQAITGALHGELQTLSPDALASGTDGVFQQLAGEPLEVLILGPGVNPEDALKLATVFDLQYPEVSVLLVSETSPDLVLRAMHAGVRDIMAPGIEVSELRVLLERAALANASRRRGMAPAAESVQGRGRVIAVMSPKGGVGKTTVATNLAVGLGQVTPMGVVIVDLDLQFGDVASGLLLEPEHTITEAVHGPAADDSMVLKAFLSVHPAGIYALCAPERPADSDYITPDHVSRLLNQLASEFKYVVVDTAPGLGEHCLATLELATDGVWVCGMDVPSIRGLRKCLSVLRELQLMPQGRHTVLNFADRKSGISVQDVEATIGVPIDAVIPRSRTLPFSTNRGVPVLQGNPRDSAAKGLKKLVDRFDPLWESSAHHKLHRRVVVS, encoded by the coding sequence ATGAGCCGCTTCGTAGCCATCACCGCCGTCCGCGATTTTGAGGCGCGGGTCCGCCAGGCTATCACTGGGGCACTTCATGGGGAGCTCCAAACGCTAAGTCCCGATGCCCTGGCCAGCGGCACCGACGGTGTCTTCCAGCAGCTCGCGGGCGAGCCCCTCGAAGTCCTGATTCTGGGTCCCGGCGTGAATCCAGAGGATGCGCTGAAGCTGGCAACCGTCTTTGACCTTCAGTACCCGGAGGTGAGCGTGCTGCTGGTGTCAGAAACCAGCCCGGATCTGGTGCTACGTGCCATGCATGCCGGTGTCCGGGACATCATGGCTCCGGGTATCGAGGTCAGCGAGCTCCGCGTGCTCCTGGAGAGAGCAGCCTTGGCCAACGCCAGCCGGCGCCGAGGCATGGCTCCTGCAGCCGAGTCCGTACAAGGACGTGGACGGGTCATCGCTGTGATGTCGCCCAAAGGCGGCGTCGGTAAGACAACGGTGGCGACAAACCTCGCCGTTGGTTTGGGACAAGTGACCCCAATGGGCGTCGTGATCGTGGATTTGGATCTGCAATTCGGCGATGTCGCCTCGGGGTTGCTGCTGGAGCCGGAACACACGATTACAGAGGCCGTCCACGGGCCGGCTGCTGACGATTCCATGGTGCTCAAAGCCTTCCTGTCGGTGCACCCGGCCGGCATCTACGCCCTATGCGCCCCCGAGAGGCCAGCAGATTCGGATTACATCACCCCGGACCACGTCAGCCGGTTGCTGAACCAGCTGGCCAGTGAATTCAAGTATGTGGTGGTGGACACGGCGCCCGGACTGGGAGAACACTGTTTGGCAACCCTTGAGCTGGCCACCGATGGTGTCTGGGTTTGTGGGATGGACGTGCCCAGCATTCGAGGCCTCCGCAAGTGCCTCAGCGTGCTCAGGGAGCTGCAGCTCATGCCCCAAGGACGGCACACAGTTCTCAATTTTGCAGACCGGAAGAGTGGGATCTCCGTCCAGGATGTCGAAGCCACCATAGGTGTTCCGATCGACGCTGTGATTCCCCGTTCCCGGACATTGCCCTTCAGCACCAATCGAGGGGTTCCCGTCTTGCAGGGCAATCCACGCGATTCGGCTGCAAAGGGCCTGAAGAAACTCGTGGACCGTTTTGATCCGCTTTGGGAATCATCAGCCCACCACAAATTGCACCGAAGGGTGGTAGTGTCATGA